The Gymnodinialimonas sp. 57CJ19 genome includes a window with the following:
- a CDS encoding phage holin family protein, translating into MQSPRSDLSGSAHLLTDIVSQIGRILRKEAALAKAEVGENLSRAGVAIGLIVGAALLALVALIALAGAGVAALVAVLGWATHWAALAVGGGIALIAIGLAAKGIYDLKPKRLMPNRSIANVQQDVAIVKERING; encoded by the coding sequence ATGCAATCCCCGCGTTCTGATCTTAGCGGGTCTGCCCATCTTCTGACGGATATCGTCAGTCAAATCGGGCGGATCCTGCGCAAAGAGGCGGCGCTGGCCAAGGCCGAGGTGGGCGAAAACCTGTCTCGGGCCGGGGTGGCGATCGGGCTGATCGTGGGTGCCGCGCTTTTGGCGCTAGTCGCGCTGATCGCGCTCGCCGGTGCCGGTGTGGCTGCTTTGGTGGCCGTGCTTGGATGGGCGACCCACTGGGCCGCATTGGCGGTCGGGGGCGGGATCGCGTTGATCGCGATAGGTCTTGCGGCCAAGGGCATCTATGACCTGAAGCCCAAGCGCCTGATGCCAAATCGCAGCATCGCCAACGTCCAGCAGGACGTGGCAATAGTGAAGGAGCGGATCAATGGCTAG
- a CDS encoding YihY/virulence factor BrkB family protein — translation MTEAKPASPPRGQNAENPAQIPARGYLDVAMRVVKRQGRDQLSLIAAGVAFFGMLALFPALAVVVALGGIFVRPSQIVEEAETYLSAMPNDAREIVEGQMLELARADGEALSIAALIALGLAIYSSSKGMANLISGLNVAYAEDEERGFIALQLRIIALTVFSILLGLFSIAALAVLPLSADLIFRSETLTNLVLILRWPLLIVMASVAFSVIYRYGPSRRQPKWRWIAPGSVLAVLMWVSATFGFAWYVQAFGTYNETFGTLGGVIVLLMWLWLSAYSILLGATIDAELEAQTMEDSTVGADRPMGQRGAVKADSCDAGVTDPA, via the coding sequence ATGACCGAAGCAAAACCAGCCAGCCCACCGCGCGGCCAGAACGCCGAAAATCCAGCCCAGATTCCCGCTCGCGGCTATCTCGATGTCGCGATGCGCGTGGTGAAGCGCCAGGGGCGTGACCAGTTGAGCTTGATTGCCGCGGGTGTTGCGTTTTTCGGGATGTTGGCGCTTTTCCCCGCTTTGGCCGTCGTGGTTGCCTTGGGTGGCATCTTCGTGCGCCCCTCTCAAATCGTGGAAGAGGCCGAGACCTATTTGTCCGCCATGCCCAATGATGCCCGAGAGATCGTGGAAGGCCAGATGCTGGAGCTGGCGCGGGCGGACGGAGAGGCCCTTAGCATCGCTGCTTTGATCGCCCTGGGACTGGCAATATACTCTTCCAGCAAAGGCATGGCGAACTTGATTTCCGGTCTGAACGTTGCGTACGCGGAGGACGAGGAACGAGGCTTCATAGCGCTGCAGTTACGCATCATCGCCCTGACAGTGTTTTCGATCCTTCTGGGACTGTTCTCGATCGCAGCCCTGGCGGTCTTGCCGCTAAGCGCGGATCTCATTTTCCGCTCGGAGACGCTGACCAATCTGGTGTTGATCCTGAGGTGGCCGCTGTTGATCGTAATGGCGTCGGTCGCGTTCAGTGTGATCTACCGTTACGGCCCGTCACGCCGCCAGCCCAAGTGGCGCTGGATTGCGCCGGGCAGCGTTCTGGCGGTTCTGATGTGGGTTAGCGCTACTTTCGGCTTTGCATGGTATGTGCAGGCATTCGGCACCTATAACGAGACGTTCGGCACCCTCGGAGGCGTGATCGTTCTGCTTATGTGGCTGTGGTTGAGCGCCTATTCCATTCTACTGGGCGCAACAATTGATGCAGAGCTGGAAGCGCAGACGATGGAAGACAGCACAGTCGGTGCGGATCGTCCCATGGGTCAGCGCGGCGCCGTGAAGGCCGATAGCTGCGATGCCGGGGTCACCGACCCGGCTTAA
- a CDS encoding AI-2E family transporter, translating into MEKIKSPARTLPMANIVLVVILLGLVLDHAQGLIAPVLVAIVLGLVLAPFVDFLERFRVPSAAAALLILATFFVLAGALFFVVEPTVTHAIRNGPLIWSEMRTFVEGLRGAVADVQEIQDTVNEALSDGAEAGPEAETTAVPIPNLLDALSYGPAVLGGIMIFIGTLYFFLTTRRDVYARVCRFVPQLSESLLIRAEARVSRYFLAISTINAGFGVAVMLVMSVLGMPQPIMWGFAAFLLNFVLYLGPGLITVALLLVGIVTFDGPMVVAPVAAFIGLNLVESQFVTPTFVGRHMALNPLMVFLSLVFWLWLWGPIGGLVAIPLVVWVRFVMMDGKDDTVPTPIDPA; encoded by the coding sequence ATGGAAAAAATCAAATCTCCGGCACGCACGTTGCCGATGGCCAACATCGTCCTTGTTGTCATTCTCCTTGGGCTGGTGCTTGACCACGCTCAGGGCCTTATTGCGCCGGTGCTTGTCGCGATTGTGTTGGGACTGGTCCTGGCCCCTTTCGTCGATTTTCTGGAACGGTTTCGTGTCCCAAGCGCCGCAGCGGCTCTTTTGATCCTGGCGACATTCTTCGTGCTCGCCGGGGCCTTGTTCTTTGTGGTGGAGCCAACGGTCACCCATGCCATTCGAAACGGGCCTTTGATCTGGTCCGAGATGCGGACTTTCGTGGAAGGTTTGCGCGGCGCGGTGGCGGACGTGCAGGAAATCCAGGACACCGTTAACGAGGCGCTGTCAGACGGGGCCGAGGCGGGACCCGAGGCAGAAACCACCGCGGTGCCAATCCCCAACCTGCTGGACGCACTATCCTACGGTCCCGCCGTGTTGGGGGGCATCATGATCTTTATCGGCACGCTCTATTTCTTTCTGACCACGCGCCGCGATGTATACGCGCGCGTCTGCCGCTTCGTCCCGCAATTGTCCGAATCTCTTCTGATCCGCGCAGAGGCACGTGTCTCGCGGTATTTCCTCGCGATTTCGACAATTAACGCAGGGTTTGGCGTTGCCGTCATGCTGGTTATGTCCGTCCTTGGGATGCCTCAGCCCATCATGTGGGGTTTCGCCGCGTTCCTGTTGAACTTCGTGCTCTACCTTGGGCCGGGTCTCATTACCGTGGCGCTTCTGCTGGTCGGTATCGTGACCTTCGACGGTCCGATGGTCGTGGCCCCGGTGGCCGCATTCATTGGCCTTAACCTTGTGGAATCGCAATTTGTGACGCCGACGTTCGTCGGACGTCATATGGCGCTGAACCCCTTGATGGTGTTCTTGTCGCTGGTGTTTTGGCTCTGGCTCTGGGGGCCGATTGGCGGGCTTGTCGCCATTCCTCTCGTGGTGTGGGTCCGCTTCGTGATGATGGACGGCAAAGACGATACCGTCCCCACGCCGATCGACCCGGCTTAA
- the acdA gene encoding 3-sulfinopropanoyl-CoA desulfinase, translated as MSHPLVQTARDLAPGFAERAAHWDKTRSYCWPNVAKLAEAGIMGMTIPKALGGQGASFLDVAMVVEEIAKVCTLTARIVVEANMGGISAVMAYGTDAQKSFCAPYVLAGDKPAICITEPEAGSAATQMQTTARKRGDTYVLNGCKHWITGGGVSKLHLIFAQVLAEDGTPQGIGGFIVFADSQSGELPKGFTVVGREHTMGLCGMPEAELRFEGLEVHEKWLLTPPSGLQRGFADLMTAYNSQRVGAGTIALGVAAGALEHAKRYLLDREQFGRPIAEFQGLQWMVADMDTQVHAARLMLHEAAKSGKAFPDMTMAARAKLFASEVAIKVVNDALQMFGARGYSDREPLERMYRDVRMFTIGGGTAQILRTQVAGAVLGIKTPQTRDGYAAPGSAADRMAAQ; from the coding sequence ATGTCCCACCCCCTTGTCCAAACCGCCCGCGACCTTGCCCCCGGCTTTGCTGAACGCGCGGCCCATTGGGACAAGACCCGCAGCTATTGCTGGCCCAATGTGGCCAAGCTGGCCGAAGCCGGGATCATGGGCATGACGATCCCGAAGGCATTGGGCGGCCAAGGGGCCAGCTTTCTGGACGTGGCCATGGTCGTCGAAGAAATCGCCAAGGTCTGCACCCTGACGGCCCGGATCGTGGTAGAGGCCAACATGGGCGGCATCAGCGCCGTCATGGCGTACGGGACCGATGCGCAAAAATCGTTCTGCGCGCCGTATGTTCTGGCCGGCGACAAGCCCGCGATCTGCATCACCGAGCCCGAGGCCGGAAGTGCCGCCACGCAGATGCAAACCACGGCCCGCAAGCGCGGCGATACCTATGTGCTGAACGGCTGCAAGCACTGGATAACCGGGGGCGGCGTGTCGAAGCTCCACCTCATATTCGCGCAGGTCCTGGCCGAGGATGGCACACCCCAAGGCATCGGCGGCTTCATTGTCTTTGCCGATAGCCAAAGTGGCGAATTACCCAAGGGCTTTACCGTCGTGGGGCGCGAGCACACCATGGGGCTGTGTGGCATGCCTGAAGCAGAACTGCGTTTTGAGGGGCTGGAGGTCCATGAGAAGTGGCTTCTGACACCGCCGTCGGGTTTGCAGCGCGGCTTTGCCGACCTGATGACCGCCTATAATTCGCAACGCGTGGGCGCGGGCACGATAGCCCTTGGGGTCGCAGCGGGTGCCTTGGAGCATGCCAAACGCTACCTGTTGGACCGCGAACAATTTGGCCGCCCCATCGCAGAGTTTCAAGGGCTTCAATGGATGGTGGCAGACATGGACACGCAGGTCCATGCGGCCCGTCTGATGCTCCATGAAGCGGCCAAATCGGGTAAGGCCTTCCCTGACATGACGATGGCTGCGCGGGCGAAATTGTTCGCCTCGGAAGTGGCCATAAAGGTGGTAAACGACGCGCTGCAAATGTTTGGTGCACGCGGCTACAGCGACAGGGAACCGTTGGAGCGGATGTACCGCGACGTGCGGATGTTCACCATCGGCGGTGGCACCGCGCAAATCCTGCGCACGCAGGTTGCGGGGGCAGTACTTGGGATCAAGACGCCCCAAACCCGCGATGGATATGCCGCGCCCGGCTCCGCCGCGGACCGGATGGCTGCCCAATAG
- a CDS encoding LysR family transcriptional regulator, with protein MQTRSLRTLVKIAHAGSFAQAAGQLGITLSTLSMQMKALEAELGVALFDRNHRPPRLTPLAVSVVEQATAMLQHEDQLVELCRPSDTLVGHFKLGFVTTAAVRLLPDVLKRAQTLAPRARFEVETGLSAVLQEKVENGQIDAAVVTDAGAFPPRLLSQLLRREPFVFAAHQRLLDGGLAGLMAQHRFFHFMPGTGIGKLIARTMGEQDRPKNAASVVLDDLEAIMECVTEGLGFTLLPEPDVTRYLTPEIRTLAAPNDLERKLVLAIQREGALAPRLGALKALFGAA; from the coding sequence TTGCAAACCCGGTCGCTCAGAACCCTAGTGAAAATCGCCCATGCAGGCTCGTTCGCGCAGGCGGCCGGGCAGTTGGGGATTACCCTTTCGACGCTTTCCATGCAGATGAAGGCGCTGGAGGCCGAGTTGGGCGTTGCCCTGTTTGACCGCAACCATCGCCCGCCGCGCCTGACGCCCTTGGCTGTATCGGTTGTGGAACAGGCGACAGCGATGTTGCAGCACGAAGATCAACTGGTGGAGCTGTGCCGCCCCAGCGATACGCTTGTCGGGCATTTCAAACTGGGCTTCGTGACCACGGCCGCAGTGCGCTTGCTGCCTGACGTTCTCAAGCGGGCGCAAACCCTGGCCCCCCGTGCCCGGTTCGAGGTGGAAACCGGCCTGTCGGCGGTCTTGCAAGAGAAGGTCGAGAATGGACAGATTGATGCGGCGGTGGTGACCGACGCGGGCGCGTTTCCGCCCCGCCTTCTGTCGCAACTCCTGCGCCGAGAGCCGTTTGTGTTTGCCGCACACCAGCGGCTTTTGGACGGCGGGCTTGCGGGGTTGATGGCGCAGCACAGGTTCTTTCACTTCATGCCCGGCACCGGGATCGGTAAGCTGATCGCGCGGACCATGGGCGAGCAGGATCGCCCGAAAAACGCAGCCTCGGTCGTGTTGGACGATCTGGAGGCGATCATGGAATGCGTCACCGAAGGGTTGGGATTTACCCTGCTCCCCGAGCCGGACGTGACCCGTTACCTGACGCCCGAAATCCGCACCCTTGCCGCGCCCAATGATCTGGAAAGAAAGCTTGTCCTGGCGATCCAGCGTGAAGGGGCCCTCGCGCCTCGGTTGGGGGCGTTGAAGGCGCTGTTCGGCGCGGCCTAA
- a CDS encoding ABC transporter ATP-binding protein: protein MSVTPPSDPKATNRPGDLLRRLWRDHVFQFWPIITVAVVLMAIEGAAIGAFAWLVQPLFDELFSAGSMGGVTWVALTVGGLFTLRATSGFFQRVLMVGVGLKVVTQLQTRLVKHFLTLDMSYFQGNAPGALIERVRGDTAALQSLSSSVLVSLGRDSVTLISLLAVMLWTDWQWTLYALIGLPVLILPLLAVQAFIRKTAIAAREAAARLSTRLDEIFHGIQTIKLNRLESNESNRFREEVRQFLRPSIKAQIGVAANPAMIDIIAAAGFVAVLYFGGRDIVAGEKTVGEFMSFFTALGLLFEPLRRLSSIAGQMQAAGASLERVYEVFETAPTILPPAKPRPLSHGDITFDDVHLSYGDAPVLRGLSFTAKVGETTALVGASGAGKTTVFAALTRLYDPQSGIIRIGDVAVNGTDITTLRDTIAVVGQETALFDETIAANILMGDQTASEEAVREAAKNASVDVFAKDLPQGLDSQVGPRGSALSGGQRQRVAIARAMLKSAPVLLLDEPTSALDAQSEKLVGKALDRLAQGRTTLVIAHRLATIRSAHKIVVMEAGRVIEEGTHDTLLAKGGAYSRLYEMQVNAAAD from the coding sequence ATGTCCGTGACGCCCCCATCCGATCCTAAGGCGACCAACCGCCCCGGCGACCTGTTGCGCCGCCTGTGGCGCGATCACGTTTTTCAGTTTTGGCCGATCATCACTGTTGCCGTCGTGTTGATGGCCATCGAAGGGGCCGCAATCGGGGCTTTCGCTTGGTTGGTGCAGCCGCTGTTTGACGAGCTGTTCAGCGCCGGTTCCATGGGCGGAGTGACATGGGTGGCACTAACCGTGGGTGGGCTGTTTACCCTTCGCGCCACCTCGGGCTTCTTTCAGCGCGTGTTGATGGTGGGCGTCGGCCTGAAAGTCGTGACCCAGTTGCAAACTCGGTTGGTGAAGCATTTCCTGACCCTCGACATGAGCTACTTTCAAGGCAATGCGCCCGGCGCGTTGATTGAGCGGGTCCGTGGCGACACGGCGGCACTGCAATCTTTGTCGTCATCGGTCTTGGTGTCGTTGGGGCGCGATAGCGTGACCCTGATCTCTTTGCTGGCGGTGATGCTTTGGACCGATTGGCAATGGACCCTATACGCCCTGATTGGCCTGCCGGTCTTGATCCTGCCGCTGCTGGCGGTTCAGGCCTTCATCCGCAAAACCGCCATCGCCGCGAGAGAGGCCGCCGCTCGCCTGTCCACCCGATTGGATGAGATCTTCCACGGCATTCAGACGATCAAGCTGAACCGTCTGGAAAGCAATGAAAGCAATCGCTTCCGCGAAGAAGTGCGCCAGTTTCTGCGCCCCTCAATCAAGGCGCAGATTGGCGTTGCAGCCAACCCCGCAATGATCGACATCATTGCCGCTGCGGGGTTTGTCGCCGTGCTCTACTTCGGCGGCCGCGATATCGTAGCGGGCGAAAAGACGGTGGGCGAGTTCATGTCGTTCTTCACCGCCTTGGGCCTATTGTTTGAACCGCTACGCCGCCTGTCGTCGATTGCCGGGCAGATGCAGGCCGCTGGCGCTTCCCTCGAACGGGTATACGAGGTGTTCGAGACAGCGCCGACAATTCTGCCGCCCGCCAAGCCACGTCCGCTATCCCACGGCGATATCACCTTCGACGATGTGCATTTGTCCTACGGCGACGCGCCGGTTCTGCGCGGCCTGAGCTTCACCGCGAAGGTGGGCGAGACCACGGCACTTGTGGGGGCGTCCGGCGCGGGCAAGACCACCGTTTTCGCCGCCCTGACTCGCCTTTACGATCCGCAATCTGGCATTATCCGGATCGGTGACGTGGCAGTTAACGGCACAGATATCACGACGCTGCGCGACACGATTGCGGTGGTGGGGCAGGAAACGGCGCTGTTCGATGAAACCATCGCGGCGAACATATTGATGGGCGACCAGACAGCTTCCGAAGAAGCGGTGCGCGAGGCCGCGAAGAACGCCTCCGTCGATGTGTTCGCCAAGGACTTGCCGCAGGGGTTGGACAGCCAAGTTGGCCCGCGCGGGTCGGCTTTGTCGGGCGGCCAACGCCAGCGCGTTGCCATTGCGCGGGCGATGTTGAAAAGCGCGCCTGTCTTGTTGTTGGACGAGCCGACCTCGGCCCTTGATGCGCAGTCCGAAAAGTTGGTGGGCAAGGCATTGGACCGACTGGCCCAGGGGCGCACGACACTGGTCATCGCGCACCGTCTGGCCACGATCCGGTCAGCCCACAAGATCGTGGTGATGGAAGCCGGACGCGTGATCGAGGAAGGCACCCACGACACGCTTCTGGCAAAGGGCGGCGCCTATTCCCGGCTGTACGAAATGCAGGTCAACGCCGCCGCCGATTAG
- a CDS encoding ABC transporter ATP-binding protein, giving the protein MTSDGSQAFVSFDRVQKSYDGEVLVVKDLNLHIGRGEFLTMLGPSGSGKTTCLMMLAGFETATHGEITLDGKPINNIPPHKRGIGMVFQNYALFPHMTVGENLSFPLEVRGMGKSEREGKIKRALDMVQMGDFINRRPAQLSGGQQQRIALSRALVFEPELVLMDEPLGALDKQLRETLQFEITNLAHELGITTVYVTHDQTEALTMSDRVAVFDDGRIQQLAPPDELYEEPQNSFVAQFIGENNTLQGMVSKMTGDMCEVTLADGSIIDALPVNVSSVGEKTQVSIRPERVEMDESRLTPGAHTLKAEVLEFVYMGDIYRTRLRVAGVDDFIIKTRNAPDQRRLKPGERIEIGWRPQDCRALDA; this is encoded by the coding sequence TTGACCTCAGACGGATCGCAAGCGTTCGTATCGTTCGATCGCGTTCAAAAGAGCTATGACGGCGAGGTTCTTGTCGTCAAAGACCTTAACCTGCACATCGGTCGGGGCGAGTTCCTGACAATGCTTGGGCCCTCGGGGTCCGGCAAGACCACGTGCCTCATGATGCTAGCTGGCTTCGAGACCGCCACCCATGGCGAGATTACCCTCGACGGCAAGCCCATCAACAACATCCCGCCCCACAAGCGCGGCATTGGGATGGTTTTCCAGAACTATGCGCTGTTCCCGCACATGACAGTGGGCGAAAATTTGTCGTTCCCGCTTGAAGTGCGCGGCATGGGCAAGTCCGAGCGTGAAGGCAAGATCAAGCGCGCGCTCGACATGGTGCAGATGGGAGATTTCATCAATCGCCGTCCGGCGCAGCTTTCGGGCGGTCAGCAACAGCGGATCGCGCTGAGCCGTGCCTTGGTGTTCGAGCCAGAACTGGTCTTGATGGATGAGCCTCTGGGCGCGCTCGACAAGCAGCTGCGCGAGACCTTGCAGTTTGAAATTACCAATCTGGCGCACGAGCTGGGGATCACCACGGTTTACGTGACCCATGACCAGACCGAAGCGCTGACCATGTCGGACCGGGTCGCCGTGTTCGACGATGGCCGCATTCAGCAATTGGCCCCGCCAGATGAGCTGTATGAAGAGCCGCAAAACAGCTTCGTGGCGCAGTTCATCGGCGAAAACAACACGTTGCAAGGCATGGTTAGCAAGATGACTGGCGATATGTGCGAAGTGACGCTGGCCGATGGCTCGATCATCGACGCGCTGCCGGTGAACGTGTCTTCGGTGGGGGAAAAGACCCAGGTATCGATCCGGCCCGAACGGGTCGAGATGGACGAAAGCCGTCTGACGCCCGGTGCCCATACGCTGAAGGCTGAAGTGCTGGAGTTCGTCTATATGGGCGACATCTACCGGACCCGCCTACGGGTCGCGGGCGTAGATGATTTCATCATCAAGACACGAAATGCCCCCGATCAGCGCAGGCTGAAACCGGGGGAACGTATCGAGATCGGCTGGCGTCCACAGGATTGCCGGGCGCTGGATGCGTAA
- a CDS encoding extracellular solute-binding protein: MNLKSLMLLTTGASMAATGAMADGHMANSMTLVSWGGAYQASQVNAYSDPYVAMNEGLEVIWDESSGEAVARLRAMNEAGNVTWDLVDVVASDAMRLCDEGLAMEIDHDEVLAPAPDGTPATEDFGDLIVSDCFIPQIVYSTTVGYRTDVAEWNGNTPTDICAIFDTENFPGQRSLERRPIGNLEWALICDGVAMEDVYDVLETDEGITRAFAMLDTIQDNTVWWTAGADTPQLLADGEIVMGSTYNGRLFSLIEEQDQPVAMLWDAQVFDLDGWIIPEGLPEDRLARTLDFLRFATDTQRLADQAAYISYGPARASSAPLVGQHATLGIDMAPHMPTDPANATRTFLFNYEWWADYRDDMDARFQAWLAQ, encoded by the coding sequence ATGAACCTCAAGAGCCTTATGCTCCTGACAACTGGCGCCAGCATGGCCGCCACCGGCGCCATGGCCGACGGCCACATGGCCAACTCCATGACCCTCGTGTCCTGGGGCGGTGCGTACCAAGCCAGCCAGGTCAACGCCTATTCCGACCCCTACGTAGCGATGAATGAGGGCCTTGAAGTAATCTGGGACGAATCCTCTGGCGAAGCTGTGGCGCGCCTGCGTGCCATGAACGAGGCCGGCAACGTCACGTGGGACCTCGTGGACGTTGTGGCATCTGACGCCATGCGCCTGTGCGACGAAGGTCTGGCGATGGAAATCGACCACGACGAGGTGTTGGCACCGGCCCCCGATGGCACACCCGCGACCGAGGACTTCGGCGACCTGATCGTGTCCGACTGCTTCATCCCGCAGATCGTATATTCCACGACCGTCGGCTACCGCACGGACGTTGCAGAATGGAACGGCAACACACCAACCGATATCTGCGCGATCTTCGACACCGAGAACTTCCCCGGCCAGCGTTCGCTGGAGCGTCGCCCGATTGGTAACCTTGAATGGGCCCTGATCTGTGACGGCGTTGCGATGGAAGACGTCTATGACGTTCTGGAAACCGACGAAGGCATCACGCGTGCTTTTGCCATGCTGGACACAATCCAGGACAACACCGTTTGGTGGACCGCGGGCGCCGACACGCCTCAGCTTCTGGCCGATGGCGAAATCGTCATGGGTTCCACCTACAACGGCCGTCTGTTCTCTCTGATCGAAGAACAGGACCAGCCCGTTGCAATGCTCTGGGACGCTCAGGTGTTCGACCTTGACGGTTGGATCATTCCTGAAGGCCTGCCTGAGGACCGTCTGGCCCGTACGCTCGACTTCCTTCGCTTTGCGACGGACACACAGCGTCTGGCGGATCAAGCTGCTTACATCTCCTACGGTCCGGCCCGCGCAAGCTCCGCGCCGCTGGTAGGTCAGCACGCAACGCTTGGCATCGACATGGCGCCACACATGCCAACCGATCCGGCAAACGCCACACGGACCTTCCTGTTCAACTACGAATGGTGGGCAGATTACCGTGACGACATGGACGCCCGCTTCCAGGCGTGGCTGGCCCAGTAA
- a CDS encoding DUF1330 domain-containing protein codes for MPKGYIIGHITVNDPEAYQEYIERDTPILLSHGARPIVRGGKAEVLEGETFQRHVVFEFDSYETAMAAYNDPEYQEVAQIRRRTADSVILVVEGV; via the coding sequence ATGCCCAAAGGCTATATCATCGGCCATATCACGGTGAACGACCCCGAGGCTTACCAAGAGTATATCGAGCGTGACACGCCGATCCTTCTGAGCCACGGCGCGCGTCCGATCGTCCGGGGTGGCAAGGCCGAGGTGCTGGAAGGTGAGACGTTCCAACGCCACGTTGTCTTTGAGTTTGACAGCTACGAGACCGCCATGGCTGCCTATAATGATCCCGAATATCAAGAAGTTGCACAGATCCGCCGCCGCACAGCCGACAGCGTGATCCTTGTCGTGGAGGGCGTGTGA
- a CDS encoding ABC transporter permease, with the protein MSDTTVQDGPVLAADGTPLKRSLARALRVQKLRALMLIAPLLIFILVAFIAPIVDMLFRSVENQITSETLPRTVVALESWDAEGLPDDDTYAALAYDFMEAAERRRHTRLGSRLNYETTGISSLFRQSGRGVDDIGEDYADQFHDLNALWEEPATWAALMGAPDWVEDATGAEGTGQPFRLSVSAMETLPETADAYRSFARTVQEEDDDNPTAEEPWNTVYMALYRDLSRNDVSGYDGPMADLLAEAAAAVGDFTGMSPSEAWIDVNDDWGDREVWATIEAFSDPYTAGYFLTSIDLRLTPDGIEAQPEEQRVYILLFQRTIFMSGMITLMCVLLGYPIAYLLSNLPSKSSNLLLILVLLPFWTSLLVRTSAWKVLLQQQGVINDILVWIGIVADDNRLALINNQLGTIIAMTHILLPFMILPLFSVMKTIPPSYVRAAKSLGATNFTAFRRVYFPQSIPGIGAGCILVFILAIGYYITPELVGGRTGTFISNRIAYHISSSLNWGLAAALGSLLLALVLVLYWVYDRIVGIDNVKLG; encoded by the coding sequence ATGTCTGATACCACCGTCCAAGACGGCCCCGTCCTTGCTGCCGATGGCACGCCCCTGAAGCGCAGCCTTGCGCGCGCCTTGCGGGTCCAGAAGCTTCGTGCGCTGATGCTGATCGCGCCGCTGCTGATCTTTATTCTGGTCGCCTTCATCGCGCCCATCGTTGATATGTTGTTCCGCTCGGTCGAGAACCAGATCACCTCGGAAACCTTGCCGCGCACCGTTGTGGCGCTGGAGAGCTGGGACGCCGAAGGTCTGCCCGATGACGATACATACGCCGCTCTGGCCTATGACTTCATGGAAGCGGCCGAGCGTCGCCGCCACACGCGCCTTGGATCGCGGCTGAATTACGAGACGACAGGGATTTCCTCCCTGTTCCGTCAGTCGGGGCGGGGTGTGGATGACATTGGCGAAGACTACGCCGACCAGTTCCACGACCTGAACGCGCTTTGGGAAGAACCCGCCACATGGGCAGCCCTTATGGGTGCCCCCGATTGGGTGGAGGATGCCACCGGCGCGGAAGGCACGGGGCAACCGTTCCGCCTGTCCGTATCCGCCATGGAAACGCTGCCAGAAACCGCCGACGCCTACCGCAGCTTTGCGCGGACGGTGCAGGAAGAAGACGATGACAACCCGACGGCAGAGGAGCCTTGGAACACCGTCTATATGGCCCTTTACCGAGACCTGAGCCGTAACGACGTGTCTGGCTATGACGGCCCCATGGCCGACCTGCTGGCCGAGGCTGCCGCCGCCGTGGGCGACTTCACCGGCATGTCCCCCAGCGAGGCGTGGATCGACGTGAATGACGATTGGGGCGACCGCGAAGTCTGGGCCACGATCGAGGCTTTCTCGGACCCTTACACCGCTGGCTATTTTCTGACCTCCATCGACTTGCGCCTGACCCCGGATGGGATCGAGGCGCAGCCCGAAGAACAGCGTGTCTATATCCTGTTGTTCCAACGGACGATCTTCATGTCGGGGATGATTACGCTGATGTGCGTGCTGCTTGGCTATCCGATTGCTTACCTGCTTTCGAACCTGCCATCCAAATCCTCCAACCTGCTGCTGATCCTTGTGTTGCTGCCGTTCTGGACCTCTTTGCTGGTGCGAACCTCAGCCTGGAAGGTGCTGCTGCAACAGCAAGGCGTGATTAACGACATCCTCGTCTGGATCGGCATTGTGGCCGACGACAACCGATTGGCGTTGATCAACAACCAGTTGGGCACGATCATCGCGATGACGCATATCCTGCTGCCGTTCATGATCTTGCCGCTGTTTTCGGTGATGAAAACCATTCCGCCAAGCTATGTGCGGGCGGCGAAATCACTGGGGGCGACGAACTTCACTGCCTTCCGGCGCGTGTATTTTCCGCAGTCCATTCCGGGCATTGGGGCGGGGTGTATCCTCGTGTTCATCCTGGCCATCGGCTACTACATCACGCCGGAACTGGTGGGCGGACGGACGGGGACGTTCATCTCCAACCGGATCGCGTACCACATCTCGTCCAGCCTGAACTGGGGCCTCGCGGCCGCGCTCGGCTCTCTCCTGCTGGCGCTCGTGCTGGTTCTCTACTGGGTCTACGATCGCATCGTGGGCATCGACAACGTGAAGCTAGGGTAA